One Aquarana catesbeiana isolate 2022-GZ linkage group LG04, ASM4218655v1, whole genome shotgun sequence genomic region harbors:
- the MSGN1 gene encoding mesogenin-1 yields the protein METLHQPIIKMEEDYTLVSDSDPESAYLTTSWDWKNNSENYSLSATPSPQSLSPAASYESPLSGCSRPPSLEDLPYGDDMVAYRLLQYPDGEYPHDMENGKGGHGRHGQHSLKAAMSTQRRRKASEREKMRMRAIAQALHTLRRNLPPVYSQGRQPLTKIQTLKCTISYIEQLTNLLNSTKGK from the coding sequence ATGGAGACTCTTCACCAGCCTATTATTAAAATGGAAGAGGATTACACGCTGGTCTCAGACTCTGATCCTGAATCTGCTTATTTAACCACCTCTTGGGACTGGAAAAATAATTCGGAAAACTACAGCCTGAGTGCAACACCTTCCCCCCAAAGCTTGTCTCCTGCTGCCTCCTATGAGTCTCCACTCTCTGGCTGCTCCAGGCCACCTAGCTTGGAGGACCTACCTTATGGAGATGACATGGTGGCGTACAGGCTGTTGCAGTACCCTGATGGTGAATACCCACATGACATGGAAAATGGCAAAGGAGGTCATGGCAGACATGGCCAGCACAGTCTAAAAGCTGCAATGAGTACCCAGCGCAGGAGAAAGGCCAGCGAGAGGGAGAAGATGAGGATGAGAGCCATAGCTCAAGCTCTTCATACCCTACGCAGGAATTTGCCACCTGTCTACAGCCAGGGTAGACAACCGCTTACGAAGATCCAGACGCTAAAATGTACCATCTCTTATATTGAGCAGCTGACCAATCTCCTTAACAGCACCAAGGGTAAATAG